In Actinobacillus equuli, the genomic stretch GATATTGCTTTTAGTGAAGAGGAGTGGATTAACGTTTATGTCGCCTCGCAAGGGTATGATATTCCATAACGGATAACAAGCGGTTTAATTTGTAAGATTTTTTGCAAATTTGACCGCTTGTTAGAAGAGAACATTTGAATGATTAACTAAATATTACCACTGCCGTTATCTAGATGGGCACGGATAAACCATTGTAATTTTTCCAATGCACGAGTTTGTGCTACTAATAAATCTTCGCTAATCGGATCTAGGTGACCATTATGCTCAAGTACCACTCGATGCGCTTCGATATTGTGCGAGTAATATAAATCAATCATTTTTAAGTGATCTTGCGCTGTGGCACGACCTAACGGATATTCAGGCGTTTGACGTATTGCAACTAAATTGCCTGATAAACCGTTCGGTGCAACGCCTAATGTCGCCATACGCTCCGCAATTTCATCGACAAAATCACGTACTTCATCCACTTGGCTGTCTAACATTTCGTGTACCGCGACAAAATTTGGGCCGACAACATTCCAATGTGCATGTTTTAAGATCATTGATAATTCATTTAAACCTTGTAAGCGCATTTGTAACGCATCAGCAATTAAATGACCGGTAGACACGGTTAAACCGGGAACTGTGTGTGTCGCATTTTTATTGATATCAGCACTTAATTCTTGTGTTTGGGTATTTAATTTTAATACTGGGAAAGTAATCGTTTTGTTTATCATAATTTATACTCCTATTGTTTTCTTTTTCATCATTTAACTGGGCGAATTATGAGTAAAAGTTATGCTACTGTCTAATTGTTATCACTGATAAGTGTGATTGGTTTTAATAGTTAACACTAATCAAAATAGTGTATTGTGATAGTTAATTTCTATTAATGATTCTGAAATTCATTTGCAATAAGCATATTATTAACTAACAGTAAATAGTTATTCAATATTCCGTATATTTATTTACTTGTAAGATCAATATTACAATGTTCGTCATCGACAAGCGGTCTAATT encodes the following:
- a CDS encoding Dps family protein, with the protein product MINKTITFPVLKLNTQTQELSADINKNATHTVPGLTVSTGHLIADALQMRLQGLNELSMILKHAHWNVVGPNFVAVHEMLDSQVDEVRDFVDEIAERMATLGVAPNGLSGNLVAIRQTPEYPLGRATAQDHLKMIDLYYSHNIEAHRVVLEHNGHLDPISEDLLVAQTRALEKLQWFIRAHLDNGSGNI